One window from the genome of Amaranthus tricolor cultivar Red isolate AtriRed21 chromosome 9, ASM2621246v1, whole genome shotgun sequence encodes:
- the LOC130823860 gene encoding uncharacterized protein LOC130823860 isoform X2 has translation MNSEREIGWPLGLGSMYMRLRLMENLGNTNINTNTNTNTRSALYLASSSFSSFTSSNLDTEPESTVSFFQDHNSKSLGRLIGIRPRNTTTLVVQRSETPQVMSTAAATTSDDPDDALDMEICHGICIPLCDLVSKVTSAPNKHTSRPVN, from the exons ATG AATAGTGAAAGGGAAATAGGGTGGCCATTAGGACTAGGGAGTATGTACATGAGGCTTAGATTGATGGAAAACTtgggaaatacaaatataaatacaaatacaaatacaaatacaagATCAGCTTTGTATTTGGCCTCAAGCAGTTTCTCTTCCTTTACCTCTTCCAATCTGGACACTGAGCCTGAG TCAACAGTATCATTCTTCCAAGACCACAATAGCAAGTCGTTAGGCCGTCTAATTGGAATTAGACCTCGTAATACAACCACATTAGTGGTCCAACGTTCAGAAACACCACAAGTAATGTCTACTGCTGCTGCTACAACTTCAGATGATCCAGACGATGCTTTGGATATGGAAATATGTCATGGAATTTGCATTCCTCTTTGTGATCTTGTTTCCAAGGTCACCTCGGCCCCGAATAAACATACTTCGAGACCGGTTAACTAA
- the LOC130823860 gene encoding uncharacterized protein LOC130823860 isoform X1 → MENSEREIGWPLGLGSMYMRLRLMENLGNTNINTNTNTNTRSALYLASSSFSSFTSSNLDTEPESTVSFFQDHNSKSLGRLIGIRPRNTTTLVVQRSETPQVMSTAAATTSDDPDDALDMEICHGICIPLCDLVSKVTSAPNKHTSRPVN, encoded by the exons ATGGag AATAGTGAAAGGGAAATAGGGTGGCCATTAGGACTAGGGAGTATGTACATGAGGCTTAGATTGATGGAAAACTtgggaaatacaaatataaatacaaatacaaatacaaatacaagATCAGCTTTGTATTTGGCCTCAAGCAGTTTCTCTTCCTTTACCTCTTCCAATCTGGACACTGAGCCTGAG TCAACAGTATCATTCTTCCAAGACCACAATAGCAAGTCGTTAGGCCGTCTAATTGGAATTAGACCTCGTAATACAACCACATTAGTGGTCCAACGTTCAGAAACACCACAAGTAATGTCTACTGCTGCTGCTACAACTTCAGATGATCCAGACGATGCTTTGGATATGGAAATATGTCATGGAATTTGCATTCCTCTTTGTGATCTTGTTTCCAAGGTCACCTCGGCCCCGAATAAACATACTTCGAGACCGGTTAACTAA
- the LOC130823862 gene encoding uncharacterized protein LOC130823862: MEGAGWEQKIQALTHILINPTTKPSLHSQMLISTQIPCYLNWDYPPLLCPESLKDPIFNLRWNLCLFLKRASRFGAPLTSWRSKCPYYQPPPLIFANGVEEAKWDDEGKRLYIRKRLSRKKLVSEVNPLIPVLLPNLLLLSSLFWNPFPEYD, encoded by the coding sequence ATGGAGGGCGCTGGTTGGGAGCAAAAAATACAAGCTTTAACACACATCTTAATCAACCCAACAACAAAACCATCTCTCCATTCTCAAATGTTGATATCCACCCAAATCCCCTGCTACCTTAACTGGGATTACCCACCTCTCCTTTGCCCAGAATCCCTAAAAGACCCAATTTTCAACCTAAGATGGAATCTGTGTCTCTTCCTGAAAAGGGCTTCCAGATTTGGAGCTCCCTTGACCTCTTGGAGGTCAAAGTGTCCTTATTATCAACCCCCACCTCTTATTTTTGCTAATGGAGTTGAAGAAGCTAAATGGGATGATGAAGGGAAAAGACTGTATATTAGGAAGAGATTATCAAGGAAAAAACTTGTTAGTGAAGTTAATCCTTTGATTCCTGTTCTGCTTCCTAATCTTCTCTTGTTGTCTTCCCTCTTTTGGAATCCTTTTCCTGAGTATGATTGA
- the LOC130823861 gene encoding uncharacterized protein LOC130823861 isoform X1: MFQLFRAKDNGKSSSETPSPPLKSPEFNTPTSTPSSSSAPPMTGPARPIRFVYCDEKGKFRLDPEALATLQLVKDPIGVVSVCGRARQGKSFILNQLLGRSSGFQVAATHKPCTKGLWLWSVPLKRTALDGTEYSLILLDSEGIDAYDQTGTYSTQIFSLAVLLSSMFIYNQMGGIDEAALDRLSLVTEMTKHIRVRASGGKTSASELGQFAPIFVWLLRDFYLDLTEDNRKITPRDYLELALRPVQGGGKDVSAKNEIRESIRALFPDRECFTLVRPLNNESQLQRLDQISLEKLRPEFRSGLDALTRFVFERTRPKQVGATVMNGPMLAGLTLSFLDALNHGAVPTITSSWQSVEESECRRAFDSATEEYMSSFDRSKPPEEAVLREAHEVAVQKALGIFNACAVGAGSVRQKYEKLLQAFFRKAFEDYKRNAFMEADMQCSNAIQNMERRLRTACHSVDAKLEQVLKILDDLCSDYEKSTYGPGKWHKLANFLQQSLEGPIADLVRKQIDQVSSEKSSLSLKCRSMEDKMNLLNKQLEANEKSKADYLKRYEDVLNEKKKVADEYMSHITSLQSKCSSLEERSSSLLKSLESVKYESSEWKRKYEHVLSKHKDEEEQASAERAALKSRSSAAEARLAAAREQVQSAQEETEEWKRKYDIAVREAKAALEKAAVVQERADKTRQSREDSLRNEFASSLAKKEEEIKEQAAKIENAEQRLATLSFELKAADSKISSYELKISGFRSDIKALNEKLDAANAAAQSYEREAKILEQQKIHLEQKYRSEFLRFDEVQDRCKAAEKESKRATEVADGARLDAAAAQKEKSEIQRLAMERLAHIERAERQIDLLQREKIDLANELETLRASESDANAKVRLLEAQVEERQKEIESLMKSNNEQRANTVQVLESLLETERAARGEANSRAEALSHQLQATQAKLDIIQQELTSVRLNESALDAKLKTASHGKRTRVDERDAMNSVEDMDTDKARASKRRKNTVSPILQAASAGDDDSIFTGGDDESSQQVDTDDYRKFTIQRLKQELTEHNFGDEVFKLRAPAKKKDFIALYEKCILNKF; encoded by the exons ATGTTTCAGTTATTCCGAGCGAAAGATAACGGCAAATCTTCGTCGGAAACTCCATCTCCGCCTCTAAAGTCTCCTGAATTTAACACTCCTACTTCTACACCGTCGTCTTCTTCCGCGCCGCCTATGACAGGACCTGCTCGGCCAATTAGGTTTGTGTACTGTGACGAAAAAGGAAAGTTTAGACTAGATCCAGAAGCCCTTGCTACCCTTCAACTTGTCAAAGATCCTATTGGTGTTGTCTCTGTTTGTGGTCGTGCACGTCAGGGCAAAAGTTTTATTCTCAATcag CTTCTAGGCAGGAGTAGTGGATTTCAAGTTGCAGCTACGCATAAGCCCTGCACTAAAGGGCTTTGGTTATGGAGTGTTCCATTGAAAAGAACTGCTTTAGATGGAACTGAATATAGCCTTATTCTTCTGGACAGTGAGGGGATTGATGCCTATGATCAGACG GGAACATACAGCACCCAGATCTTTTCCTTGGCTGTCTTGTTGTCAAGCATGTTCATCTATAACCAG ATGGGTGGAATTGACGAGGCTGCTCTTGATCGTCTCTCTCTTGTAACGGAAATGACAAAACATATTCGAGTGAGAGCTTCTGGGGGCAAGACTTCAGCATCTGAGCTTGGACAGTTTGCACCAATCTTTGTTTGGCTTTTGAGG GACTTCTATTTGGACTTGACTGAAGATAACAGGAAAATAACTCCACGAGATTATCTGGAGCTTGCTTTGAGACCCGTCCAAGGAGGTGGCAAAGATGTTTCTGCTAAGAATGAG ATTCGGGAGTCAATTCGAGCTCTTTTTCCAGATAGAGAGTGCTTCACCCTTGTGCGGCCACTAAACAATGAAAGTCAACTTCAGCGTCTGGATCAAATCTCT CTGGAAAAATTGAGGCCAGAATTCCGATCTGGTTTAGATGCATTGACAAGGTTCGTATTTGAGAGAACTAGGCCAAAGCAAGTTGGAGCAACTGTAATGAATGGACCTATGCTTGCTGGTCTTACACTGTCGTTTTTGGATGCCTTAAATCATGGGGCAGTCCCTACTATCACGTCTTCTTGGCAG AGTGTTGAAGAATCAGAGTGTAGAAGAGCATTTGATTCAGCAACTGAAGAATACATGTCCTCATTTGACCGTTCTAAGCCACCAGAGGAA gCAGTACTTAGAGAAGCACATGAAGTGGCTGTACAGAAGGCCTTGGGCATCTTTAATGCTTGTGCAGTAGGTGCTGGTTCAGTTAGGCAGAAATATGAGAAACTACTCCAGGCCTTTTTCAGGAAGGCTTTTGAG GATTATAAGAGAAACGCCTTTATGGAAGCAGATATGCAGTGCTCAAATGCTATTCAGAACATGGAAAGGAGATTGCGAACTGCGTGTCATTCTGTTGACGCAAAACTGGAGCAAGTACTTAAG ATCCTTGATGATCTTTGTTCTGATTATGAAAAATCAACTTATGGTCCTGGAAAATGGCATAAATTGGCAAATTTCCTACAGCAAAG TTTGGAAGGTCCAATTGCTGATCTTGTCAGAAAGCAAATAGATCAAGTGTCGTCTGAGAAGAGTTCTTTAAGTTTAAAGTGTCGCTCCATGGAAGATAAGATGAATTTGCTCAATAAACAGTTGGAAGCCAATGAGAAATCGAAAGCTGATTATTTAAAGCGTTATGAAGACgttttaaatgaaaagaaaaaggttGCTGATGAGTATATGAGCCATATAACCTCTTTGCAGAGCAAATGTAGTTCCTTGGAGGAAAGATCTTCTAGCCTTCTGAAATCTCTGGAGTCCGTGAAGTACGAATCCTCTGAATGGAAAAGAAAATATGAGCATGTTTTATCAAAACAtaaagatgaagaagagcaagcaAGTGCTGAACGAGCTGCTCTTAAGTCCAGAAGTAGTGCTGCAGAAGCGAGACTGGCAGCTGCTCGTGAACAAGTTCAATCTGCTCAAGAGGAAACTGAGGAGTGGAAACGTAAATATGATATTGCCGTTCGAGAAGCCAAAGCAGCGCTTGAGAAAGCAGCCGTGGTGCAGGAGCGTGCGGATAAGACTAGGCAATCCCGGGAAGATAGTCTGCGAAATGAATTTGCTAGTAGTCTGGCAAAGAAG GAAGAAGAAATCAAGGAGCAAGCAGCAAAAATTGAGAATGCAGAACAGCGATTGGCAACTTTGAGTTTTGAGTTGAAG GCAGCTGATTCCAAGATTAGTAGCTATGAGTTAAAAATATCAGGCTTTAGAAGTGACATAAAGGCGTTGAATGAGAAGTTAGATGCTGCAAATGCCGCGGCTCAATCTTATGAGAGGGAAGCTAAAATACTCGAACAGCAAAAGATACATCTGGAGCAGAAATATCGATCTGAGTTCTTGAGGTTTGATGAGGTACAAGACAGATGTAAAGCTGCTGAAAAAGAATCAAAGAGAGCCACTGAGGTGGCTGATGGAGCTCGTTTGGATGCAGCAGCTGCTCAGAAGGAAAAGAGTGAAATTCAGCGGTTAGCTATGGAAAGATTAGCCCATATTGAGCGTGCTGAGAGGCAGATTGACCTCTTGCAGAGAGAGAAAATTGATCTGGCCAATGAATTAGAAACCCTTCGTGCATCTGAGTCAGATGCCAATGCTAAAGTGAGGCTGCTGGAGGCTCAAGTAGAAGAAAGGCAAAAAGAAATTGAATCACTCATGAAGTCTAACAATGAGCAGAGAGCTAACACTGTTCAAGTACTTGAGAGTCTCCTTGAAACTGAACGAGCTGCAAGGGGAGAAGCAAATAGCAGGGCAGAGGCGCTTTCTCATCAGCTTCAGGCTACCCAAGCAAAACTTGACATAATCCAGCAGGAGCTGACATCTGTACGCTTGAATGAGTCTGCCCTTGACGCCAAGTTAAAGACTGCCTCGCATGGAAAACGTACCAGGGTAGATGAGCGTGATGCTATGAACTCTGTCGAAGATATGGATACTGATAAAGCTAGGGCTAGCAAAAGAAGAAAGAATACAGTCAGCCCAATACTGCAAGCAGCCTCAGCAGGTGATGATGATTCGATTTTCACTGGTGGTGATGATGAAAGCAGTCAGCAAGTTGACACAGATGACTATAGAAAGTTTACCATCCAAAGGCTGAAGCAAGAGCTCACGGAACACAATTTTGGTGATGAGGTTTTTAAGCTCAGGGCCCCTGCCAAGAAGAAGGATTTTATTGCTTTGTATGAAAAATGCATCCTGAACAAGTTCTGA
- the LOC130823861 gene encoding uncharacterized protein LOC130823861 isoform X2 produces MPHLPKARVWAQGPFAPWCALCPFKLIIMGGIDEAALDRLSLVTEMTKHIRVRASGGKTSASELGQFAPIFVWLLRDFYLDLTEDNRKITPRDYLELALRPVQGGGKDVSAKNEIRESIRALFPDRECFTLVRPLNNESQLQRLDQISLEKLRPEFRSGLDALTRFVFERTRPKQVGATVMNGPMLAGLTLSFLDALNHGAVPTITSSWQSVEESECRRAFDSATEEYMSSFDRSKPPEEAVLREAHEVAVQKALGIFNACAVGAGSVRQKYEKLLQAFFRKAFEDYKRNAFMEADMQCSNAIQNMERRLRTACHSVDAKLEQVLKILDDLCSDYEKSTYGPGKWHKLANFLQQSLEGPIADLVRKQIDQVSSEKSSLSLKCRSMEDKMNLLNKQLEANEKSKADYLKRYEDVLNEKKKVADEYMSHITSLQSKCSSLEERSSSLLKSLESVKYESSEWKRKYEHVLSKHKDEEEQASAERAALKSRSSAAEARLAAAREQVQSAQEETEEWKRKYDIAVREAKAALEKAAVVQERADKTRQSREDSLRNEFASSLAKKEEEIKEQAAKIENAEQRLATLSFELKAADSKISSYELKISGFRSDIKALNEKLDAANAAAQSYEREAKILEQQKIHLEQKYRSEFLRFDEVQDRCKAAEKESKRATEVADGARLDAAAAQKEKSEIQRLAMERLAHIERAERQIDLLQREKIDLANELETLRASESDANAKVRLLEAQVEERQKEIESLMKSNNEQRANTVQVLESLLETERAARGEANSRAEALSHQLQATQAKLDIIQQELTSVRLNESALDAKLKTASHGKRTRVDERDAMNSVEDMDTDKARASKRRKNTVSPILQAASAGDDDSIFTGGDDESSQQVDTDDYRKFTIQRLKQELTEHNFGDEVFKLRAPAKKKDFIALYEKCILNKF; encoded by the exons ATGCCTCACCTACCAAAAGCTCGTGTCTGGGCTCAAGGCCCTTTTGCTCCTTGGTGCGCGTTGTGTCCTTTCAAACTAATCATT ATGGGTGGAATTGACGAGGCTGCTCTTGATCGTCTCTCTCTTGTAACGGAAATGACAAAACATATTCGAGTGAGAGCTTCTGGGGGCAAGACTTCAGCATCTGAGCTTGGACAGTTTGCACCAATCTTTGTTTGGCTTTTGAGG GACTTCTATTTGGACTTGACTGAAGATAACAGGAAAATAACTCCACGAGATTATCTGGAGCTTGCTTTGAGACCCGTCCAAGGAGGTGGCAAAGATGTTTCTGCTAAGAATGAG ATTCGGGAGTCAATTCGAGCTCTTTTTCCAGATAGAGAGTGCTTCACCCTTGTGCGGCCACTAAACAATGAAAGTCAACTTCAGCGTCTGGATCAAATCTCT CTGGAAAAATTGAGGCCAGAATTCCGATCTGGTTTAGATGCATTGACAAGGTTCGTATTTGAGAGAACTAGGCCAAAGCAAGTTGGAGCAACTGTAATGAATGGACCTATGCTTGCTGGTCTTACACTGTCGTTTTTGGATGCCTTAAATCATGGGGCAGTCCCTACTATCACGTCTTCTTGGCAG AGTGTTGAAGAATCAGAGTGTAGAAGAGCATTTGATTCAGCAACTGAAGAATACATGTCCTCATTTGACCGTTCTAAGCCACCAGAGGAA gCAGTACTTAGAGAAGCACATGAAGTGGCTGTACAGAAGGCCTTGGGCATCTTTAATGCTTGTGCAGTAGGTGCTGGTTCAGTTAGGCAGAAATATGAGAAACTACTCCAGGCCTTTTTCAGGAAGGCTTTTGAG GATTATAAGAGAAACGCCTTTATGGAAGCAGATATGCAGTGCTCAAATGCTATTCAGAACATGGAAAGGAGATTGCGAACTGCGTGTCATTCTGTTGACGCAAAACTGGAGCAAGTACTTAAG ATCCTTGATGATCTTTGTTCTGATTATGAAAAATCAACTTATGGTCCTGGAAAATGGCATAAATTGGCAAATTTCCTACAGCAAAG TTTGGAAGGTCCAATTGCTGATCTTGTCAGAAAGCAAATAGATCAAGTGTCGTCTGAGAAGAGTTCTTTAAGTTTAAAGTGTCGCTCCATGGAAGATAAGATGAATTTGCTCAATAAACAGTTGGAAGCCAATGAGAAATCGAAAGCTGATTATTTAAAGCGTTATGAAGACgttttaaatgaaaagaaaaaggttGCTGATGAGTATATGAGCCATATAACCTCTTTGCAGAGCAAATGTAGTTCCTTGGAGGAAAGATCTTCTAGCCTTCTGAAATCTCTGGAGTCCGTGAAGTACGAATCCTCTGAATGGAAAAGAAAATATGAGCATGTTTTATCAAAACAtaaagatgaagaagagcaagcaAGTGCTGAACGAGCTGCTCTTAAGTCCAGAAGTAGTGCTGCAGAAGCGAGACTGGCAGCTGCTCGTGAACAAGTTCAATCTGCTCAAGAGGAAACTGAGGAGTGGAAACGTAAATATGATATTGCCGTTCGAGAAGCCAAAGCAGCGCTTGAGAAAGCAGCCGTGGTGCAGGAGCGTGCGGATAAGACTAGGCAATCCCGGGAAGATAGTCTGCGAAATGAATTTGCTAGTAGTCTGGCAAAGAAG GAAGAAGAAATCAAGGAGCAAGCAGCAAAAATTGAGAATGCAGAACAGCGATTGGCAACTTTGAGTTTTGAGTTGAAG GCAGCTGATTCCAAGATTAGTAGCTATGAGTTAAAAATATCAGGCTTTAGAAGTGACATAAAGGCGTTGAATGAGAAGTTAGATGCTGCAAATGCCGCGGCTCAATCTTATGAGAGGGAAGCTAAAATACTCGAACAGCAAAAGATACATCTGGAGCAGAAATATCGATCTGAGTTCTTGAGGTTTGATGAGGTACAAGACAGATGTAAAGCTGCTGAAAAAGAATCAAAGAGAGCCACTGAGGTGGCTGATGGAGCTCGTTTGGATGCAGCAGCTGCTCAGAAGGAAAAGAGTGAAATTCAGCGGTTAGCTATGGAAAGATTAGCCCATATTGAGCGTGCTGAGAGGCAGATTGACCTCTTGCAGAGAGAGAAAATTGATCTGGCCAATGAATTAGAAACCCTTCGTGCATCTGAGTCAGATGCCAATGCTAAAGTGAGGCTGCTGGAGGCTCAAGTAGAAGAAAGGCAAAAAGAAATTGAATCACTCATGAAGTCTAACAATGAGCAGAGAGCTAACACTGTTCAAGTACTTGAGAGTCTCCTTGAAACTGAACGAGCTGCAAGGGGAGAAGCAAATAGCAGGGCAGAGGCGCTTTCTCATCAGCTTCAGGCTACCCAAGCAAAACTTGACATAATCCAGCAGGAGCTGACATCTGTACGCTTGAATGAGTCTGCCCTTGACGCCAAGTTAAAGACTGCCTCGCATGGAAAACGTACCAGGGTAGATGAGCGTGATGCTATGAACTCTGTCGAAGATATGGATACTGATAAAGCTAGGGCTAGCAAAAGAAGAAAGAATACAGTCAGCCCAATACTGCAAGCAGCCTCAGCAGGTGATGATGATTCGATTTTCACTGGTGGTGATGATGAAAGCAGTCAGCAAGTTGACACAGATGACTATAGAAAGTTTACCATCCAAAGGCTGAAGCAAGAGCTCACGGAACACAATTTTGGTGATGAGGTTTTTAAGCTCAGGGCCCCTGCCAAGAAGAAGGATTTTATTGCTTTGTATGAAAAATGCATCCTGAACAAGTTCTGA